In Sphingobacterium sp. R2, the genomic stretch TGCATCAACCAACACGACAGCTCCGTACTGATGGGCCATTGAAATAATCTGACCCACTGGATTGATTGTCCCTAGCGCATTTGAAACATAGGTCACTGCAACTAGTTTGGTTTTCTCATTTAACAAGTTCTCGTATGCAACCATATCGAGCTCACCCTTGTCATTCATTGGAATCACCCGGATTTTACAGCCCTTTTCGTCACAAAGCATCTGCCAAGGCACAATATTAGAGTGGTGCTCCATTGCTGAAATAATAATCTCATCACCAGCTTGGATAAAAGCTCTGCCATAACAAGTAGCAATTAGATTAATACCATCTGTGGTCCCTTTAGTGATAATAATCTCCCTGTCCTCTGCGGCATGAATAAAAGCTTGAACTTTTTTTCGAGTTATTTCAAAAGCGTCCGTTGATATCTGACTGAGATAATGCACACCGCGGTGCACATTACTGTTCATATCCGTATAATAGCGAACAATCGAATCGATAACAGCACTTGGTTTCTGTGTTGTTGCGCCATTATCCAAATAAACCAATGGCTTACCGTTTACCTCTCTTTTGAGAATGGGAAAATCAGCACGTATTTTATCTATATTAAATCTTTCCAACTTTGTCTAAATAATTTATACAAAGTTAATAGTATTTTATAGAATACAGGATGGTCAATCTATTTTTTATGTCATTATCGAAAGCATTCTAGGTACGCTATCGAATAAAAGAGCAAATTTGCCGTTTTAACAATTATAGTTAGCTTTTATAAATTATAGATGCTATTTAGTACCTTTGTAATAATATGCAAGAATTACCTCTAAATTTACCAGAAGGCTCACGTAAAGAAGTGATGGCCTATTTGGAACCGTTCATGCTCAATGAGATGAGCGAATACCTGAAGCCTGTTGAAGAAATGTGGCAACCTGCCGATTTTCTTCCCGATTCTTCTAGGGATACTTTTTTTGAGGAAGTAAGAGAGTTGCAGGAAAGTGCAAAGGAACTCTCTTATGATTTGGTCGCTGTATTAGTCGGAGACACCATCACCGAGGAGGCTCTTCCGACTTATGAATCCTGGTTGACTATGGTAGAAGACGTCGACAAAAACGAGCAGGGAGGATGGATGAAATGGGTACGCGCTTGGACAGCTGAAGAAAACCGTCATGGTGATCTTTTGAACAAATACCTTTATTTGTCAGGTAGAATAGACATGCGCCAATTTGAAATGTCTACCCAATACCTTATTCAAGATGGTTTTGATATCGGTACTGGTGCTGATCCATACCGGAATTTTATTTATACTTCATTCCAGGAATTGGCAACCAATGTTTCCCACCGTCGTGTATCCGGCCTTTCCAAAAAAGGTGGTGATAAACTTTTGGCAAAAATGTGTGGTGTCATCGCCTCTGATGAAGCTCGTCATGCCAAAGCCTACATGTCTTTTATTTCAAAAGCATTTACTGTAGATCCAAGTGAAGTCATGATCGCATTTGAAGACATGATGCGTAAAAAAATAGTTATGCCCGCCCAATTTTTAAGAGAAGCAGGCGAGCCTCAAGGAGAGGCGTTTGCGCATTTCTCTGACGCCGCACAGCGTTTGGGGGTATATACAGCTTTAGACTACGTTGATATCTTAAAAGAGCTGAATAGAGAATGGAACATTGATCAGATAACAGGACTGAATGATAAAGGGGAAAAAGCGAGAGATTATCTCCTCAAACTACCCGATCGTTTGATTAGACTGGCAGACCGTATGAAGGTTCCGGAAAAAGATTATAAATTCAAATGGATTTACGGATAACATAAAAAAAAAGCTTGATTTAAATAATCAAGCTTTTTTTTATGTCTAATTTTATGGATTAGTGTACTTCCTGCATTAACTTTTTCACTAATGAAGAGAAGATAATTAATATCACCCCAGCAATCAATGCAGATATTCCTAACGTTTTATAGCCATCTGTGTAAGCTAATAGTTTAGACGACAATGTGCCTCCGGTATTTGCTTCCGACATTTCTGCGCCGATTTTACCCGCGAAGAACTGTCCATAGGCACTTGCCAAAAACCACATGCCCATCATCATACCAAACAGACGTTGTGGAGACAACTTCGTGATAATGGACATTCCAATAGGCCCCAAACAAAGTTCACCAAAGGTGATAATCAACCAGGTGAAAGTGAATAGATTTAAAGATGACTTACCATCTTCATCTGCAAAAAATCGCAAAGAGTAAAAAAGAAAAAAGCCTAACGCCAGAAATAAAAATCCAATTCCAAATTTAATGATGGTATTCGGTTCTAGTTTCTTTTTAGCAAGCCATACCCACAATAAACCAACCAAAGGGCTAAATACAATAATGAAAAAGGAATTTGAACTATTATTGATAATATTAGGGTCTATTTTAAAAAACAGTAGGTTGTCCACCAAATTATCCTTTGCAAACAATGAAAGTGATCCGCCGCTTTGTTCATAAATTGTATTAAAAATTAAATACATAATAATGAAGATCAATGCTGCAATCACTTTCTTACGGTAACTATTATTCAATTTCGTCAACTCAAAGCCCAAATACGCGATTGCAGCAAAACCGATTCCATACATAAAATAGTCCGTAAAATTACTATTGTGAATTAGTACATAAATAATCGGCAACATGACGATAGCCCCAGCAATGACTAAACTTTCCTTGATTGTACGAGAAGATCTTGAATGATGTGCTAATGGAGAATTCCCTATCGGCGCAATAGACCTCCGAATTAAAAAATAAGTCACTAATCCTATGATCATCACAATGGCAGCGGCTAAAAAGCATAGGTTCCAGGAATAATTT encodes the following:
- a CDS encoding acyl-ACP desaturase, which translates into the protein MQELPLNLPEGSRKEVMAYLEPFMLNEMSEYLKPVEEMWQPADFLPDSSRDTFFEEVRELQESAKELSYDLVAVLVGDTITEEALPTYESWLTMVEDVDKNEQGGWMKWVRAWTAEENRHGDLLNKYLYLSGRIDMRQFEMSTQYLIQDGFDIGTGADPYRNFIYTSFQELATNVSHRRVSGLSKKGGDKLLAKMCGVIASDEARHAKAYMSFISKAFTVDPSEVMIAFEDMMRKKIVMPAQFLREAGEPQGEAFAHFSDAAQRLGVYTALDYVDILKELNREWNIDQITGLNDKGEKARDYLLKLPDRLIRLADRMKVPEKDYKFKWIYG
- a CDS encoding peptide MFS transporter, translating into MEVSTRESLEEIQNFEGKYPKQLWYLFTIEMWERFCFYGMRGVLVIFMTDQLGLFEKDANLKYGAIQAFIYAFTFIGGIFADKILGFKKSLIFGGLIMAIGNLIIAYNPHDLFYFGITCSIIGTGFFKPNISSMVGELYKEGDVRRDAGYGMFYAGINIGGLLGGALCIYLGKNYSWNLCFLAAAIVMIIGLVTYFLIRRSIAPIGNSPLAHHSRSSRTIKESLVIAGAIVMLPIIYVLIHNSNFTDYFMYGIGFAAIAYLGFELTKLNNSYRKKVIAALIFIIMYLIFNTIYEQSGGSLSLFAKDNLVDNLLFFKIDPNIINNSSNSFFIIVFSPLVGLLWVWLAKKKLEPNTIIKFGIGFLFLALGFFLFYSLRFFADEDGKSSLNLFTFTWLIITFGELCLGPIGMSIITKLSPQRLFGMMMGMWFLASAYGQFFAGKIGAEMSEANTGGTLSSKLLAYTDGYKTLGISALIAGVILIIFSSLVKKLMQEVH